ttcttcttctttgatggtCGCGACATCTTCTATGCATGTGAGAGGCCAGGGTTTGAATCTTGTGGGAAACCTTGAACAGTTTGTGGTTGGTCCAAGTTGCTTCATCCTCTGTTACAATGTGCTGGGCAAATGTGCAGCCTGTGTCTTCCTGGATTGTCGTTTGTGGGAAAGGCATTGGATACCCAAATACAAGagggaaaatgaagaaaaataaaaaagcaataTGAAGACCTTCATAATGGTACCTACCCATGGTATCAagtatcgatacgatacagaTTGATACGGCTGATGCTTATCGAGGTTGGCCATGTCGATCTGATACAGAACtgatacataaaaaattaagtgCAGAACCATACAAACCAGTACAGTATCGATCCATAGGctgccaaaacccaaaaatccaatttattGATCAGAAATTTTTTTCATACTACTATTTTTTTGGTCAAATCCAAAATGGATCCCATCTACGCCCAAAAACAACGTGGGAGGAGCGATTAAACGAGAGAAAATTTGCATTAAAGCTCCTCAAAGTGAATATTGAACATCAAACCTACAGGTTGAAGTATgctacaaaattttttttgcttcaatctttgattttcttgcttttttttttttttttgccaagtATCACATCTAAACTAGAAAATTGACCTAGATGTGGATCATCTTGAATGATTTGTGATCAATAGTATATAAATATGTTTGTTGCTCAGTACTTATTATGTTTGtacactgggtatgcccttttatgCTACTTTAAGTTTGTTAATATATTACTAGCAGGATATATGGTTAATGTGTGTATACTTATATGTTACTTGATACTTAGTAGTATTTTACACTTACATATTGCTTCTGGTTTAGGGATTATTTTAAGCCAGTTTCGTTATATGCAaatggatttttctttttcaaattttcttgcTTAATTGcttcttattaatttttttgggctCATCCTATCAAGGACCCATAGGCCACTAGGTGGGCGCATGGGGGCGGCCTAGGGGTGGGACCCAAGGGAGGGCAGTGGCTGGCTGCACAGTATTGTGTGTGAGGGGGGGACTCGCAGATGAGACCTCAAGCCTCGGCCCTGCATTCTACAAGTAGTAGGGCACAAATGACCAGCCCGAGGCTGGTGTCCTCACTTCTTATTATTTGTTAGTAGATTTGATATTGCACTTGCCAATAAAGTTTTCAATCACATAGACATCGTGAAGACAGAGATAACCTGACTTTGGTTGGATATCATtttttattgcttatttatggtGCACAATGCTTAAGACACTTCTTTTGCTTGTAAGTATATCCATGCACATGAAAGCGTATCTAGTCTCTCCGATACATCTCTGAGACGTCTCTTAAAACTAGTTTTCTGATATGCTACTCGATACCGATATTTGACAACTTGTACCTACCTTTTGTGTTAAATTTGCACTTCATGATCGAAAAAAGAATGTATCTTATACTATTTTTTTGTCAAGAGACCTTTGTCAGCACTTAACACTTTTTACAGCTTCAGTGGACGTAAGTTTGAGCATGCTTTAAAGCACGGATTGAGAAATGGTCTATTTGTTGTCACCTTGGGATGGTTCGTGGATAGTGTTAAGAGGAATGGTGAGTACCAACGTTTTCCCATCTAATTTTACTGGATTTTAGACTGGGTTCAGAGGGAAAATGGATATTACTAAACACCAGTTAATTTGGAAACCATTATACCAGTCATGTATGTGATGGGTAGGGTTGTGATCCCTTAtgtggttgttgttgtaaaCAATTATGTGGATGCTTATAATACAAGCCTGTATTCAGATAGCCAAAGTACGAACTGTATAATGTTTACCAAATGGTTATTTATTGGAGAAATATTCCATTCTGGACAGTTCTTGGACTATGGCCAATCAGAGAGATGTCCTATTGAACTAATGATCTGGACTAGTTGACCTCTTACCTTTTTCTGGGTAGGCATACTCTGCTCTGCTCTGAAGTTGTATCAAATTATGGGGGTGGAGACGTCTTGGATCATTAACCAGACAACTACTTAACAGTATGGTGGGTAGATATTATCTGTGAAAGTTTCTGGCCTTAGTGTGACTTTCAAATAAGTTTATCCTAATCCCAACTATTATCATAGATTCAGAGTGGAGGTGTCGGTTTTGTTTCTCTTGGAAGTAATCAAGGGGAGGAAATTATAAGAGCTTAATCAaatcatttcttcttcaatggtTCATACTTGCTGCAGTGAGGTTGAGTGAATCACTTTACAGTGTCAAAACTGTTGGAGAAAGAGGCCTACAAACGGAGGAGTTGAATCGGCTTCTGGGGTTCACCGCCACTGAGAATACTTGTCTGCCCGTTGGTCTGCGTGGAGATACTAAACAATATAGCGACACTCTGCAACCACATACACACGTAACTGAAAAAGAGAATAGAAAGACTGGGGGGGCAGCAGTTCTTTCCAGACACTCCATATTTGTTGATTCAGATATTTCCACGGAACTACGTAGTAAGGTAGAATCTGCATTGAACTTCTACTCAGCAATATTAATTTTTTCTCTTGGAGACAGGACTTTAAGACGTAGCTTTCCTTTCTAGTGAAAATAGTGCTCTAGTCCAGCAGCTGTGGGTAGGCCTGTCTTGGCATCTCACATTCTGTAGCACAATCTATACCAGTCATACAAAAGATTTGACTTCTCAATGGAAGTATCTTGTTAAATTAGATTTTGAGAAGGTGCCTCATTTGGGGATAATTGGTTCATTCGTGGCAGGTTGTGGAGACAGCTATTCAAGAAGGTGCTACAATTGTGGATCACTGGCTTGTTGGTTGCGGTGCAAGTCATGTAgtgtgtgaaggaccttctgtTCAGAGATATCTTGGCCACACTGATAATGTTGTTACAGTAAGTGCTACTGAATTCGATTTGTCTTCTTGTAGAAGGACCCTACATCTCAACTGATTGAGAGAGAGTCCAGGATAATTATCCACTGTTTGTATGTTTTGTGTCAGCGATGCGTGAAACTGTTGCTATGTTCAATCCTAGGTTAGCATAATATTAGGTCTCCCTTGGTTGCTTGCAAGCTGTATTAAATGCATTTGCATCATCATAGGAGTGCTTTATGCTTGACTCTGACCACCattaaattcatttttctttgaATTGTTTCAGCCATTTTGGATTCTCAAAAcaacaaaggagaaaaataagcAAAGGCTTGTGCATTTGTCGGCTGATTTAGCTAGGCAGGTTGGCATGATCCTGGAAAATTTTCAGAATGTAATTGCTGTGAAGGTATTTCTGTTTTTCAGTTTGAGTGCTTCAGATGCAATGTTACCATTGTCTAGAGCGAATTgaatattttgataattttttagtGTTACCATTGtctcttctgtttcttctttctttctctcatttaaaaaaaggctgtacccagtgcacaaggctcccgcgtttagcaagGTCtgtacaaatatttttttttgctcaATTAAACTAGGCCTTATCCCTACTACTTGAGTTGTGGCCATATTAATCCTGTTTTCCCATTCTACTCCATTCCGGGGCAGTTCTTCTATTGACTCGTAAGCACTGACGTCTATTATCAATACTCTGACCAAAAGTTTGTCTTTGGCCTGCACATTATCCTTTTACCAACTTCAATTTGCTCTGTATGGCTTATAACTGATGCTGCCATTGTTCTTCAACTTTTTTCAGGAAGCAAATGGGGTTGATGCCTGTCAAGATTCATTAAATTTTCAATTAGCAcaaagaaaatttataaaaatccCTGAAGAAAGACAGAAGACTGTTGACTTGGCAAAAATTGGAGTCAGAAATCGTCGTGGTTACTGTATGCAGGTAAGTCATTGATGATATTTTCTTGCATTGAGCTACTAGGTTTATCTTTGCTTGTTCCTTAATATCCAATGACAATAGAGGTTCTCTATTGTACGTACCGGAAATGTTAGATTACATGCCTTCTTTGTTAATAAGTTGCACTGGTTAACTTGTCATATTATAATGCTATCTACATACCTAGAGCAATGCAGAAGACTGGCTACAGGAAGGGTGGGGTTCATCCTCCAATGGTTGGATATTTGTGGTTCATATGCTATACAACTTAGAGTTATCAGAAGAAAATTTAACCTAATAGATGATCCTAACCGTCATATCATCACATAATAGGAGCTAGGGAGTTGTATGTTCCAGAAAAATGCTTGTGCATTTATATTTTAGATCATATGGTACCGATCATTTTGGTGCTGGGGGATGTTTTAAGTTGGAGAGTATAAAATGGTCTGTGGCCCGACTACATACCTGTCATGTATATATGACAGTGGGAATGAACTTCCTGCACTCCTCTTCTGACAGAATTCTGCATTTCGTTATTTTTTGCCATCTTCGACCTACGCTAGTATCTTCTGTATATTGATAATTTATATTAACAAATGTCCAGCAATATTTTGTGTCTCTCTTTACAGACATTTCAAGCTCCGATACGCTCAATTGCCCCAATCAGCCTTCTGGATTCAATATGCTGGTCGATATCTGAGCCAACTTCAACTGCTTGTATTCATACAGATTCTTCTGGTTTTGAGGATGTAAGCGACCATCACACTTCTATATTCTTTGATGCAAGAGGGGATGGAGGGGACCCAGAAACCTCATTTGAGAACTTCTCTCGTCCACTCAGAGAAAGGTTGCTGTACTTCtccctttaattaattttatataAATGTTTCATGCTTCAAAGATGTGGTGCATGGGATGGGGTTCATTGTTCGGTGGCCCATTTTGAAGATTTGCACCAAAAATCTTGACTAGAAGAATCTAATCCCTTCATTTTTATGTTGAGTAGTTGGTAGTCCATTAGAAAATCTATCAATTGAATTGTCAACTACCTTATCGGGTCCTCTATTTGCTGTGGGAACCTCTTCTTGTTGCTTCCAAATTCTCATATGCACCATGAGTATAGCTTTGGACCTAGTTTCCATCTGGTTAATGCCAGATGGGCTGCCTTTGATTTAGTTTCCAATtcattttatgatatttttagtgtcaa
The nucleotide sequence above comes from Telopea speciosissima isolate NSW1024214 ecotype Mountain lineage chromosome 3, Tspe_v1, whole genome shotgun sequence. Encoded proteins:
- the LOC122653963 gene encoding uncharacterized protein LOC122653963 — encoded protein: MAGSRVEVINSKGCSRLSVGISSSLSSLRGMQSFEPTYPASSAMSQPAVRASGPFAGLVICVTGLSKEARKQVMDATDKLGGQYSPSLHSRCTHLVAQSFSGRKFEHALKHGLRNGLFVVTLGWFVDSVKRNVRLSESLYSVKTVGERGLQTEELNRLLGFTATENTCLPVGLRGDTKQYSDTLQPHTHVTEKENRKTGGAAVLSRHSIFVDSDISTELRSKVVETAIQEGATIVDHWLVGCGASHVVCEGPSVQRYLGHTDNVVTPFWILKTTKEKNKQRLVHLSADLARQVGMILENFQNVIAVKEANGVDACQDSLNFQLAQRKFIKIPEERQKTVDLAKIGVRNRRGYCMQTFQAPIRSIAPISLLDSICWSISEPTSTACIHTDSSGFEDVSDHHTSIFFDARGDGGDPETSFENFSRPLRESEKAELIFKNHFLTILFPIDRFGEMGPSSRTYFSDSGFTCLQVLDYIYAFYQENMSSDDVDAAIHTDSRYAERLRSVYASKETAELGFVRFKRINFLGSRKSFEMLKRVSVDNNSNVYELLIRA